In Candidatus Defluviibacterium haderslevense, the following are encoded in one genomic region:
- a CDS encoding energy transducer TonB, with translation MLHYIIWTGLIWGILLIPYVIFYHNQSYFVINRIYLLTSLILGLIIPFIPQGDLTIPAIKDTPIQFIAVQLQEITIKSNSVGTHIHVHLFYILYTIYIIAVLISLIQLMKSLQQIRQLIPNLNLFKKEVQIHYSDTIAMPFSFLNTIVLPEQFKFNEHERAVIINHEKAHIINKHYLDLFFIQLLLLIFPFHPLIYLYRKELKLVHEFQADRKVLLQYPADQYARLLIQLSNTTHLNPPIIHSFASSHLKIRIMMFTKRYSIQQSMIYFLIPFFFLFCYSCFSQHEKNNPKDEIKTITSIDTMSIFDPKTNIEQLKIVQESIDYHTVPEIMPEFPGGTTELMKYISSKLVYPEQMKKNNKEGTTILTFIINEFGQLKHPTIIKSVTPEFDQAARDCLFNLAQDITWKPGMINGKPVNVIYTLPIKFKLE, from the coding sequence TGGGGAATATTGTTAATCCCCTATGTGATTTTTTATCACAATCAAAGTTATTTTGTCATCAATCGGATCTATTTATTGACTTCATTAATATTGGGATTAATCATTCCATTTATACCTCAAGGGGACCTGACAATACCAGCAATCAAAGATACACCTATACAATTCATTGCCGTTCAATTGCAAGAAATAACTATTAAATCAAACAGCGTTGGAACACATATTCATGTCCATTTATTTTATATATTGTATACCATTTACATAATTGCTGTGCTTATTTCGTTGATTCAATTAATGAAATCGTTACAACAAATTAGACAGCTTATTCCCAATCTTAATTTGTTTAAAAAAGAAGTTCAAATTCATTATTCAGATACCATAGCGATGCCCTTTTCTTTTTTAAACACTATAGTGCTTCCAGAACAATTTAAATTCAATGAACATGAACGAGCAGTTATCATAAACCATGAAAAAGCTCATATTATCAATAAGCATTATTTAGATTTATTTTTCATTCAATTGCTACTTCTTATTTTTCCATTTCATCCACTTATCTATTTGTACCGTAAGGAACTCAAACTGGTACATGAATTTCAAGCGGATCGAAAAGTATTATTACAGTATCCAGCCGATCAATATGCAAGATTATTAATTCAATTATCCAATACAACACATTTGAATCCACCCATTATTCACTCTTTTGCTTCTTCACATTTAAAAATACGAATTATGATGTTTACTAAAAGATATTCCATCCAACAAAGTATGATTTACTTTTTAATTCCATTCTTTTTTCTCTTTTGCTATTCTTGTTTTTCACAGCATGAAAAAAATAATCCAAAAGATGAAATTAAAACCATTACTTCCATTGATACAATGTCCATATTTGATCCTAAAACAAATATTGAACAATTAAAAATTGTTCAAGAAAGTATAGACTATCATACTGTTCCAGAAATCATGCCTGAATTTCCCGGTGGAACTACTGAACTTATGAAATATATAAGTTCCAAACTCGTTTATCCAGAACAGATGAAAAAAAACAATAAGGAGGGAACCACCATATTGACATTCATCATAAATGAATTTGGACAACTAAAGCATCCTACAATTATTAAATCTGTTACTCCAGAATTTGATCAGGCTGCCCGAGATTGTTTGTTTAATTTAGCCCAAGATATAACCTGGAAACCAGGAATGATCAATGGTAAACCTGTAAATGTCATTTATACATTACCCATCAAATTCAAATTAGAATAA
- a CDS encoding TonB-dependent receptor yields the protein MKYVYLFIVLNFVSFSFASNSLHNGTVKGIVYDEKSNAPIYNARVIIISLNKMTYTDELGFFQFDDIEAGDYTIEVSYLGYENNTSMVAIIDHQTSPIRIDLKQKNLALAEVTISANALENKSLLSAIDLQLRPINTSQDVLKMVPGLFIAQHAGGGKAEQIFLRGFDIDHGTDIALFVDGIPVNMVSHAHGQGYADLHFLIPETIDKVSFSKGPFDPKIGNFATAGQVEFKTKSRLDKNLVSLELGKFNSQRVTSLFKLLNSKDQHIYAALDFNHSDGYFKSPQDYRRFNGLLKYNAKVSENHYVTGSISGFTSRWDASGQIPERAVQSGIIDRFGSIDDTEGGLTSRYNASIQLNSNLSNNDFFKNQFYYSKYRFELYSNFAFFLEDSLNGDQIKQKENRDLFGYKSEYSRTYSFGSLTWNATIGVQWRLDATNNSELSHTKDRIETLNQLAYGDIEESNYGLYTDQSFHFGTQWSGNIGLRYDHFNFIYRNKLTAEYDKLLVNKHIVSPKLNLNYKLNSMISFNGHAGYGFHSNDTRVNVSQTNRDILPKAIGFDFGFNIKPIKNLLLTATLWQLDLDQEFVYVGDAAIVEPSGKTTRHGVEVSLRYQIARALYFDTDINYTKARAIGEAKGQDYIPLAAKWSSIGGITLENKKGFNGSLRYRYLGDRSANEDHSIIAKGYVVFDALLNYTKDKWEIGISVQNLLNTDWKEAQFETESRLQNETESVTEIHFTPGTPLFLKSHLTIYF from the coding sequence ATGAAATACGTTTATCTATTTATTGTATTAAATTTTGTTTCTTTTTCTTTTGCATCGAATAGTTTACACAATGGTACTGTTAAAGGTATAGTGTATGACGAAAAATCCAATGCACCCATTTATAATGCAAGGGTAATAATTATATCTTTAAATAAAATGACCTATACCGATGAGCTTGGTTTTTTTCAATTTGATGATATTGAAGCAGGCGATTACACCATTGAAGTTTCATATTTAGGTTATGAGAATAATACTTCAATGGTAGCTATAATTGATCACCAAACAAGTCCAATTAGAATAGACTTAAAACAAAAAAACTTAGCTTTAGCAGAAGTGACCATTTCTGCAAATGCTCTTGAAAATAAAAGTCTCTTGTCCGCTATTGATTTGCAATTAAGACCTATCAATACATCTCAGGATGTTTTAAAAATGGTTCCTGGATTATTTATTGCACAACATGCAGGCGGTGGAAAGGCGGAACAAATATTCTTGCGTGGTTTTGATATTGATCATGGTACAGATATTGCATTATTTGTAGATGGAATTCCTGTCAATATGGTCTCTCATGCTCATGGGCAAGGTTATGCTGATCTACACTTTTTAATACCAGAAACAATTGATAAGGTATCATTTAGTAAAGGACCTTTTGATCCAAAAATTGGAAATTTTGCAACGGCAGGACAAGTAGAATTTAAAACAAAATCCAGATTGGATAAAAATTTAGTTTCACTAGAACTGGGAAAATTTAATTCTCAAAGAGTTACATCATTATTTAAATTACTAAACTCAAAAGATCAACACATTTATGCTGCCTTGGATTTTAATCACTCAGATGGATATTTTAAATCACCTCAGGACTATCGTAGATTCAATGGATTATTAAAATATAATGCTAAGGTTTCTGAGAATCATTATGTAACAGGATCAATATCGGGATTTACAAGCAGATGGGATGCTTCAGGACAAATTCCAGAACGCGCTGTACAATCAGGTATCATTGATCGATTTGGATCTATTGATGATACAGAAGGTGGCTTAACATCTAGGTATAATGCATCTATTCAGTTAAACTCCAATTTATCAAATAATGATTTTTTTAAAAATCAATTTTATTATTCCAAATACCGTTTTGAACTATATTCTAATTTTGCTTTTTTCCTAGAAGATTCATTAAATGGGGATCAAATTAAACAAAAGGAAAACAGAGATCTTTTTGGATACAAGTCCGAATATTCAAGAACTTATTCATTTGGTTCGTTAACTTGGAATGCTACTATCGGTGTACAATGGCGACTTGATGCAACCAACAATAGTGAATTGTCTCACACCAAAGATAGAATTGAAACCTTGAACCAATTAGCGTACGGAGATATTGAAGAATCCAATTATGGATTATATACGGATCAATCATTTCATTTTGGAACTCAATGGTCTGGTAATATTGGCCTCCGTTATGATCATTTTAATTTTATATATAGAAATAAATTAACAGCAGAATATGATAAATTATTAGTCAACAAACATATCGTAAGTCCTAAATTAAATCTCAATTATAAATTAAATTCAATGATTAGTTTTAATGGACATGCAGGATATGGTTTTCATTCTAATGACACAAGAGTTAATGTCAGTCAAACAAATCGAGACATACTTCCAAAAGCAATAGGCTTTGATTTTGGATTTAATATAAAACCAATAAAAAATTTATTATTGACAGCTACATTGTGGCAATTAGATTTGGATCAGGAATTTGTTTACGTAGGAGATGCAGCAATTGTAGAACCTAGTGGAAAAACAACGCGACACGGTGTTGAAGTTTCATTGCGATATCAAATAGCTCGCGCATTATATTTTGATACAGATATAAATTATACAAAGGCTAGAGCAATCGGTGAAGCAAAGGGTCAAGACTATATTCCTCTTGCGGCTAAATGGTCTAGCATTGGTGGGATTACACTTGAAAATAAAAAGGGATTTAATGGAAGTTTGAGATACCGTTATTTGGGTGACCGATCAGCAAATGAAGATCATTCAATAATTGCAAAAGGATATGTTGTGTTCGACGCACTTTTAAACTATACTAAAGATAAATGGGAGATTGGGATCTCTGTTCAAAATTTATTGAATACCGATTGGAAGGAAGCTCAATTTGAAACAGAAAGTCGATTGCAAAATGAAACTGAATCAGTTACAGAAATTCATTTTACACCTGGTACTCCCTTGTTTTTAAAATCACATTTAACTATTTATTTTTAG
- a CDS encoding acyl-CoA carboxylase subunit beta produces the protein MQKRIDELKIKISEAQIGGGQKRIDSQHSKSKLTARERIQLLLDNGSFEELGMLVIHRTTDFGMDEQLFYGDGVVTGYGAIHSRLVYVYAQDFTVFGGSLSETHAEKICKIMDLALKNGAPIIGLNDSGGARIQEGVRSLGGYADIFYRNVKASGVVPQLSAIMGPCAGGAVYSPAMTDFILMVEHSSYMFVTGPNVVKTVTNEEVSAEDLGGAHAHASKSGVTQLTAKNDVDALIQLRKLLAYLPQNCEEKAPNLPYTLKDETILNLGDHIPNSPNQPYEIKDIISKICDPDSFYEIHSEYAENIVVGFARLAGKSIGIVANQPMVLAGCLDVNASKKGARFVRFCDCFNIPLLVIEDVPGFLPGTDQEWNAIISNGAKLLYAFSEATVPRITVITRKAYGGAYDVMNSKHIGADFNFAWPSAEIAVMGAKGASEIIFKKDIDHATDQEKALLEKEAEYAEKFANPYHAAYRGFIDEVILPEMTRIKLIRAFASLENKAEPRSRRKHGNIPL, from the coding sequence ATGCAGAAAAGGATAGACGAACTTAAGATCAAAATAAGTGAAGCTCAAATTGGCGGCGGCCAAAAACGGATTGATTCTCAGCATAGTAAATCAAAATTAACGGCACGCGAGCGAATCCAACTTTTACTAGATAATGGTAGTTTCGAGGAACTAGGCATGCTCGTTATTCATCGAACAACAGACTTTGGGATGGATGAACAATTATTTTATGGGGATGGTGTTGTGACTGGATATGGGGCTATACATAGCCGTTTGGTTTATGTTTATGCTCAAGATTTCACTGTTTTTGGCGGTTCCCTTTCAGAAACCCATGCCGAAAAAATCTGTAAAATCATGGACCTGGCTCTAAAAAATGGGGCTCCTATAATAGGCTTGAATGACTCCGGTGGGGCTCGGATTCAAGAAGGCGTAAGATCATTAGGTGGGTATGCTGATATATTTTATAGAAATGTAAAAGCATCAGGTGTTGTGCCACAATTGTCTGCTATTATGGGTCCTTGTGCCGGTGGTGCCGTGTATTCACCTGCCATGACTGATTTTATCTTAATGGTGGAGCATTCGTCCTACATGTTTGTAACAGGCCCGAATGTTGTTAAAACAGTAACCAACGAAGAAGTTTCTGCTGAAGACCTTGGAGGAGCTCATGCACACGCCAGTAAATCAGGTGTTACACAACTGACTGCAAAAAACGATGTGGATGCTCTCATCCAATTACGCAAATTATTAGCTTATCTTCCACAAAATTGTGAAGAAAAAGCACCCAACCTTCCATATACTTTAAAAGATGAAACCATATTAAATCTTGGTGATCATATTCCGAATAGCCCCAATCAACCTTATGAAATCAAGGATATTATTTCGAAAATATGTGACCCAGATTCCTTTTATGAAATCCATTCAGAATATGCTGAAAACATAGTAGTAGGTTTCGCAAGATTAGCCGGTAAAAGCATCGGTATCGTTGCCAATCAACCTATGGTTTTGGCAGGTTGCCTTGATGTCAATGCATCAAAAAAAGGTGCGCGTTTTGTTCGATTTTGTGATTGCTTCAATATTCCACTTTTAGTCATAGAAGATGTTCCAGGATTCTTGCCAGGCACAGATCAGGAATGGAATGCTATCATCAGCAATGGAGCCAAACTACTCTATGCATTTAGTGAAGCCACTGTTCCAAGAATTACCGTAATCACACGTAAAGCATATGGAGGCGCTTATGATGTGATGAACTCTAAACACATAGGTGCAGACTTTAATTTCGCTTGGCCAAGTGCAGAAATCGCTGTGATGGGTGCAAAAGGCGCCAGCGAAATTATCTTTAAAAAAGATATAGATCACGCTACTGACCAAGAGAAAGCATTACTCGAAAAAGAAGCTGAATATGCTGAAAAATTTGCCAATCCGTATCATGCTGCTTATCGAGGATTTATTGATGAAGTGATACTTCCAGAAATGACCCGAATCAAATTGATTAGAGCATTTGCATCTTTAGAAAATAAAGCCGAGCCTAGATCCAGAAGAAAACATGGAAATATTCCTTTGTAA